The genome window CCCAGTCCGGCGGCACATACCGCCAAGGAGTGGCCCAACGTGATTTATCGTATGCAGGAGCGACGTCGCATGAAGGCCTACACCCTGATAGATGAAAACGAAGAGCGTCTGTTGCTCGATTATCTCAAGGAATTTGCCAAGAGCTAAGCCATGCGTAGTTTGATCGTCGTATTGATTATGTTGCTGCTGAGCGCTTGCAGCGAACCCGATCCGCGTTTTTTGATGGTGCCGCAGCAATGGAACGATACCGTAGTCCAGATAGAAAGCCGGCCGACACCGATACGTCCCGGCATGAACGAATTCCTGATTATGGCCACCACCGAGCGCGGCAGGCCCGTGCCGGACCTAGTGGTGTCGCTGCGCGCCGCGACCGATGATGAATGGCAGCAGGCGATACAGGACGGTCACAGCGGCGTTTATCGCCGCGCGCTGCGCGTACCGCCGGGTGCGCCAAGCGTGCTCGTGCAGCTGCGCAAGACGCATTCGGATGAAGAGGCGGTATTGGAATTCCCCATTGTATATGCGGACGAGCTTAAGTCTTAAGGCGTTTGCTCAAACGGCCGCTTTGTTCCCAGCGGCGCAGTAGTAATATCTTGGCGCCGCCGCGCTGCTCCTGGCACAAAGGACAGGTCAGATAGCTGAGATATAATTCTTTCGGCATGCGTCCGGCATCAAGCAGTTTCGCCTGCATTTCCCGTACGCTGTTTTTGATGGTGCCGATGTCTCCTTGGTGCAGTTTGCCGCGCAGTTGAAACGGGTAGGGCAGTCGCTTAACGTGGCGTGACGGTGAATCGGCCGAGCTCAGCGGAGCAAGAATCCGGCCGCGCAACCAACCGGTCCGGGTGAGGTAGAAATCGGGCCAGCGCGGTTCCAATTCCAGCTGGCTGACCAGATGGCGCGCCCGACCCAGATAGACCTCGTATCCCATGGGCATGTGCAAAAAGCTGGGAATGGGCAACTCCAGCATCGCCGCGCCGCCCAAGTCGACATCCTCATTGTCCCAGTCAGGGAAATGTTCGGGGCAGCCGCACTCCAGGGTCATGCGTCGTCGTTATGTCGGGCTTTGTAAATCGTCATGGCGCTGTTGGTGAGAAACAGCCATAAGCCGATGCCCATGATGGTGGCGGAAACGGCGCCGATGGGGATATAGATATCATGGACCTCTTTCACCGATTCGGCACCGTATTCAAGCAGCAGGATTCCTTCCCATACACCAAATAAAATCAGGCTGCCGTAGAAACAGATTACCCCCATCAGGGTCATCCAAAATGAGACGTCTTCCAGCTTACGCGACCAGATCTGGCTACCGGTGAAGCGCGGTAACAGATAGTAGGTGACCGCCATGGCCAGCATCATCACGCCGCCGATGAGATTGACATGGGCGTGGGCCAGTGGGTCAATCATGTGCCCCGGTCCGCCGTAGGGGCTGCCGATGCTGTCCAGCCAGGCGCGCACGGGGGGTAGCATCTGCAGGACTCCCTGGATACTTCCGATGAAGAAAAAGGTGACTGAGGCGGCGAGAAATTTGGTCAGGTGTCTGTGTTGTCTATCCGGCATGCGTAAGTCCTACCCGTACTGTCTGGTAAAACATAGACAGTCGTAATTCGAATTAATTCGGGAGATTCTACAATAAAAAAGCCCGGCAGGCCCGGGCTTTTTCGCATCCAGATGAGTTGTTGCTTAGTCTGGTTGCTTCTTGTGTTCGATGTTCTTAAGCGCAGTCCCCGCCATCACGGCGGACAACACTACGGTCAGCCCAAAGAAGATTGTCAGTGGAACCAACATGCCGATGCTAAATATTGCCATTATTCCCTCCCGAATGAATGTTGTATAAAAATGCTTGACGCTATTAAATATCTGTCGCTCGAGTCTAGAACAATTCGCCAGGCGGTGCAAGCCCAGGCTCAATGCTCCCTAAGCCGTGCCGCGCCGCCGCCGCGCGGATCGCTGGCCGCCGCTACCCGGCCGGCCTGTACGTGCCACAGGATGGACTGCATGTCGCCGTAGCGGCGCGTCATGGGTTTCAGCTCATGGCCCAGGCGTTCGAGTTGTGCCTGTTGTCCAGCGCTGATGGCGCCCGGCTCGAATTGAATGGCGTCGGGCAGATATTGATGATGGAAGCGGGGCCGGCTGACCCAGTCCAAGGGCGGCCTGCCGGCGGCGAATTCCAGCGCGCCCAGTAGCACCATGGTGATGATGCGACTGCCGCCGGGGGTGCCGAGAATCGCCACCCGGTCTTCGGTTTCCAGAAAGGTGGGGCTCATGCTCGACAGGGGGCGTTTGCCGGGGGCGATGGCATTGGCCTCGGCGCCCACCAGGCCGTAGGCGTTGGGCACCGTGGGTTTGGCGGAAAAATCATCCATTTCGTTGTTCAGCAACACCCCGGTGCCGGGCGGGATAAACACCGCACCGAAGGGATAATTGATGCTCAGGGTGGCGGCGACGCGGTTGCCGTCTTGGTCGAGAATAGAAAAGTGGGTGGTGTCCTGGCCGGGGGTGTTGTGATCGATCCCCGGCAGCAGACGGCTGGGGGTGGCGCGATCCAGGCGGATGCTGTTGCGCAGTCCGGCGGCATACAGGGGATGGGTCAGCATGGCCACCGGCACCTCGACGAAATCGCTGTCGCCCAGGTATTCGGCACGGTCGCGATAGGCGCGCCGCATGGCCTCGACAATGGTATGGATGCGCGTCGTCTCATCCATCTGGTCCAGCTCGAAGCCAGCCAGGATATTGAGCATGGTCACCAAGGCGATGCCGCCGGAGGAGGGCGGCGCGGCGGAGCTGATGCGCATGCCGCGATAGTCGCCGCGGATGGG of Candidatus Tenderia electrophaga contains these proteins:
- a CDS encoding cytochrome oxidase — encoded protein: MPDRQHRHLTKFLAASVTFFFIGSIQGVLQMLPPVRAWLDSIGSPYGGPGHMIDPLAHAHVNLIGGVMMLAMAVTYYLLPRFTGSQIWSRKLEDVSFWMTLMGVICFYGSLILFGVWEGILLLEYGAESVKEVHDIYIPIGAVSATIMGIGLWLFLTNSAMTIYKARHNDDA
- a CDS encoding gamma-glutamyltransferase, with the protein product MRISFSYAGDFSRQHLTAGLLTLLLSFMGGAQAQTPPAAAVASAHPLATAAGHEILAAGGNAFDAAVAVSATLAVVEPTGSGLGGGGFWLLHRAADGFETMVDGRERAPLAAHRDMYLDAAGEVVPGLSMNGPLAAGIPGEPAALVHIADKYGRLPLKQSLAPAIRAAREGFAVDEHYRVLARFRLKHLQDDAETARIFLHDNELPPPGHVIKQPELAETLTAIAEHGRDGFYAGKLAQRLVDGVRRGGGIWTLEDLRQYQVVERAPIRGDYRGMRISSAAPPSSGGIALVTMLNILAGFELDQMDETTRIHTIVEAMRRAYRDRAEYLGDSDFVEVPVAMLTHPLYAAGLRNSIRLDRATPSRLLPGIDHNTPGQDTTHFSILDQDGNRVAATLSINYPFGAVFIPPGTGVLLNNEMDDFSAKPTVPNAYGLVGAEANAIAPGKRPLSSMSPTFLETEDRVAILGTPGGSRIITMVLLGALEFAAGRPPLDWVSRPRFHHQYLPDAIQFEPGAISAGQQAQLERLGHELKPMTRRYGDMQSILWHVQAGRVAAASDPRGGGAARLREH